One Scylla paramamosain isolate STU-SP2022 chromosome 6, ASM3559412v1, whole genome shotgun sequence DNA segment encodes these proteins:
- the LOC135101236 gene encoding uncharacterized protein LOC135101236, with protein sequence MKEEGSVAAHSETLRALNLQPPKIRSHLDLLSDPLAPLRGPANPAPSHPRLIATRSLRGVFQSRLNGPLGSLQPPASQGSQTPASAARSPRALKRLVGRHARPQRARSQPASGKENFTTFEEDEDEGFEDVWACNGREEPRPMLTRRNTEGADTRWAGDLTRLSSALDQLAALCNATQRPHSALESGGMSRGDAHLSHNHNSGHPPPNPLPANVSPTCPVHGTNAILAHTLLAAQPSLEGGRASPKTIHHHPFESDSGGSSGGHVVSNPPSPVGVSGNREATAGVAKRMGVALRALGGRLVAWGRGGEVSQNSTQLSSSSSSSSSPVTGRHAGEY encoded by the coding sequence atgaaggaggaaggaagcgtGGCTGCCCACTCTGAGACGCTGCGGGCACTCAACCTGCAGCCTCCCAAGATACGCAGCCATCTCGACCTACTGTCCGACCCCCTGGCTCCCCTCCGCGGCCCCGCCAACCCCGCCCCGTCACACCCCCGCCTCATCGCCACCCGCAGCCTCAGGGGGGTATTCCAGTCACGCCTTAACGGGCCGCTGGGCTCTCTGCAGCCGCCCGCCTCCCAGGGCTCCCAAACTCCTGCCTCGGCTGCCAGGTCTCCTAGGGCTCTGAAAAGACTGGTTGGGCGCCACGCTCGCCCGCAGCGTGCCAGGAGCCAGCCAGCCTCAGGGAAGGAAAACTTTACGACCTtcgaagaagatgaagatgagggaTTTGAAGACGTGTGGGCGTGCAATGGGCGGGAGGAGCCTCGACCAATGCTCACTAGACGTAACACTGAAGGCGCCGACACCAGGTGGGCAGGAGATCTCACCCGCTTGTCCTCGGCGCTGGACCAGCTGGCTGCCCTGTGTAACGCCACGCAGCGGCCTCACAGCGCCCTGGAGTCAGGTGGCATGAGCCGTGGTGACGCGCACCTCAGCCACAATCACAATTCTGGCCACCCGCCCCCTAATCCCCTCCCGGCCAACGTATCCCCGACCTGCCCCGTCCACGGCACCAACGCCATCCTGGCCCACACCCTCCTGGCCGCCCAACCCTCCCTGGAGGGTGGCCGCGCCTCCCCTAaaaccattcaccaccacccgTTCGAGAGTGACTCCGGCGGCAGCTCAGGTGGTCACGTGGTCTCCAACCCTCCCTCGCCTGTTGGGGTGTCTGGAAACCGGGAGGCCACGGCGGGAGTGGCCAAGAGGATGGGCGTGGCGCTCCGTGCTCTGGGCGGGCGGCTGGTTGCTTGGGGCAGGGGCGGTGAGGTGTCGCAAAACTCCAcgcagctctcctcctcctcatcatcgtcatcctcCCCCGTGACTGGCCGACATGCAGGTGAGTACTGA